A window of Parasynechococcus marenigrum WH 8102 contains these coding sequences:
- a CDS encoding RpoD/SigA family RNA polymerase sigma factor, translating into MAPAAATASKPATSARSVSVDVDLVRSYLRDIGRVPLLTHEQEITLGRQVQDLMDIEAMQTELESRDGDKPSRDKLAKASGLTPLQLKRKLQHGRRAKERMVAANLRLVVSVAKKYTKRNMELLDLIQEGTIGLVRGVEKFDPTRGYKFSTYAYWWIRQGITRAIAEKSRTIRLPIHITEMLNKLKKGQRELSQELGRTPTITELAQYVELPEDDVKDLMCRARQPVSLEMKVGDGDDTELLELLAGDADLPSDQVEEDCMKGDLRSLLGQLPHLQEQVLRMRYGMDGEDPMSLTGIGRILGMSRDRVRNLERDGLAGLRRISDQVEAYVAS; encoded by the coding sequence ATGGCTCCCGCCGCTGCCACTGCTTCAAAACCTGCGACCTCTGCCCGCAGCGTCAGTGTCGATGTTGATCTGGTCCGTTCCTACCTGCGTGACATCGGCAGGGTCCCCCTGCTCACCCACGAGCAGGAAATCACCCTCGGACGCCAGGTTCAGGATTTGATGGACATCGAGGCAATGCAGACCGAGTTGGAAAGCCGCGATGGTGATAAGCCTTCACGCGACAAGCTCGCCAAGGCGTCAGGTCTCACACCACTTCAGCTGAAGCGCAAGCTGCAGCATGGGCGACGTGCCAAGGAGCGCATGGTGGCTGCCAACCTGCGGCTGGTGGTGAGTGTCGCCAAGAAGTACACCAAGCGGAACATGGAACTGCTGGATCTGATTCAGGAGGGCACGATCGGTTTGGTGCGTGGTGTGGAGAAATTTGATCCCACCCGTGGTTACAAGTTTTCCACCTACGCCTACTGGTGGATCCGGCAGGGCATCACCCGGGCGATCGCTGAGAAGAGTCGTACCATCCGCTTGCCGATTCACATCACGGAGATGTTGAACAAGCTCAAGAAAGGTCAGCGCGAGCTGAGCCAGGAGCTGGGCCGGACCCCCACCATCACAGAGTTGGCGCAGTACGTCGAACTCCCCGAGGATGATGTTAAGGATCTGATGTGCCGTGCACGCCAGCCTGTGAGCCTTGAGATGAAGGTGGGTGATGGCGATGACACCGAGCTGCTCGAACTGCTGGCCGGTGACGCTGATCTTCCCAGCGACCAAGTGGAAGAAGACTGCATGAAGGGCGATCTTCGCAGCCTTTTGGGTCAGCTTCCCCATCTGCAGGAGCAAGTGCTGCGGATGCGCTACGGCATGGATGGCGAAGACCCCATGAGCCTCACCGGCATCGGCCGCATTCTTGGCATGAGTCGAGACCGAGTTCGCAATCTGGAGCGTGATGGTTTAGCTGGACTCCGTCGAATCAGTGATCAGGTTGAGGCCTACGTCGCGAGCTGA